A single window of Microbispora hainanensis DNA harbors:
- the murA gene encoding UDP-N-acetylglucosamine 1-carboxyvinyltransferase — protein MSEEVWQIDPSGPLRGDVEVRGSKNAVSKHMVAAMLGTGPSTLHNAPEVGEVGLTAAMLEALGIHVEITPGEITIERGSEIRPRVPEEYTGLNRIPILMLGPLLHLAGEAFVPLVGGDPIGRRPVNFHVEALRSMGAEIEVGDNGITAKAARLRGSRITLPYPSVGATETILMTAVLAEGKTVIKGAAMEPEVVELALFLQRMGAMIELSPDRRIVIEGVERLHGASTWLAGDRIEAFSYLVAGLVTGGEVRVHGCHQDRLVTAITTLARMGARFEITDEWLCASAPDGLRAAAVQTDTHPGFMTDWQTPLMVLFTRAEGMSVLHETVFENRLVYVPALQKMGCEIEVFAQCLGGPACRYHDTNAKHSAVVRGVSNLRGADVTLPDIRAGFSAVLAAAVAEGTSTLRGVNHIERGYHRPFEQFTSLGLKINRLT, from the coding sequence GTGAGCGAAGAGGTATGGCAGATCGACCCGTCCGGCCCCCTGCGGGGGGACGTGGAGGTCCGCGGATCGAAGAACGCGGTCTCGAAACACATGGTGGCCGCGATGCTCGGCACGGGTCCGAGCACGCTGCACAACGCCCCCGAGGTCGGCGAGGTGGGGCTCACCGCCGCCATGCTCGAAGCCCTCGGCATCCACGTGGAGATCACCCCCGGTGAGATCACCATCGAGCGGGGCTCCGAGATACGGCCGCGTGTGCCGGAGGAGTACACCGGGCTCAACCGCATCCCGATCCTGATGCTCGGCCCGCTGCTGCACCTGGCGGGCGAGGCGTTCGTCCCCCTCGTCGGCGGCGACCCGATCGGCAGGAGGCCGGTCAACTTCCACGTCGAGGCGCTGCGGTCGATGGGCGCGGAGATCGAGGTCGGCGACAACGGCATCACCGCCAAGGCGGCCCGGCTGCGCGGCAGCCGTATCACGCTCCCCTACCCCAGCGTGGGCGCCACCGAGACGATCCTCATGACGGCGGTGCTGGCGGAGGGCAAGACCGTCATCAAGGGCGCGGCGATGGAGCCCGAGGTGGTGGAGCTGGCGCTGTTCCTCCAGCGCATGGGCGCGATGATCGAGCTGAGCCCCGACCGGCGCATCGTCATCGAGGGCGTCGAACGGCTGCACGGCGCCTCCACCTGGCTGGCCGGCGACCGTATCGAGGCGTTCTCCTACCTCGTGGCGGGCCTGGTGACGGGTGGCGAGGTGCGCGTGCACGGCTGCCACCAGGACCGGCTCGTCACCGCCATCACCACGCTGGCGAGGATGGGCGCGCGGTTCGAGATCACCGACGAGTGGCTGTGCGCCTCCGCCCCGGACGGCCTGCGCGCCGCGGCGGTGCAGACCGACACCCACCCCGGTTTCATGACGGACTGGCAGACGCCGCTGATGGTGCTGTTCACCCGCGCCGAGGGCATGTCGGTGCTGCACGAGACGGTGTTCGAGAACCGGCTCGTGTACGTTCCCGCGCTGCAGAAGATGGGGTGCGAGATCGAGGTGTTCGCCCAGTGCCTGGGCGGGCCGGCGTGCCGCTACCACGACACCAACGCCAAGCACTCGGCGGTCGTGCGCGGAGTCTCCAACCTGCGCGGGGCCGACGTCACGCTCCCCGACATCCGCGCCGGGTTCTCCGCGGTGCTGGCCGCCGCCGTGGCCGAGGGCACCTCGACCCTGCGCGGCGTCAACCACATCGAACGCGGTTACCACAGGCCGTTCGAACAGTTCACCTCCCTCGGGTTGAAGATCAACCGGCTTACGTAA
- a CDS encoding amidase yields the protein MNELADLTATEMAALLRAREVSAVELTEACLRRVEETNPRVNAIVTLTAERALDQAARADEDLRRGLVRGPLHGIPVAHKDLADTAGVRTTYGSRAFADHVPTEDDPLVRRIREAGGIALGKTNTPEFGTGSHTVNEVFGATRNPYDLSKSAGGSSGGAAAALACRMVPLADGSDMGGSLRNPASFCNVAGLRPTPGRVPAKSATAAWYTLSVPGPMARTSGDLALFMSAIAGFDPVSPFSIREDGSAFAGSLDMDLAGVRVAFSPDLGGLPVDPRTAAATARAAETLAALGVEVERVDLDLSAAEEAFRVYRSWFYALNFGDLPEVGPNVAWNVEQGRKVTGADLARAERLRTGLFHRMREFFGRYDFLVAPVSQVPPFPVEQPYVTEVAGVEMPDYLAWMRSCYWISVLHAPAMSVPCGFTPDGLPVGLQIVGRPWADMDVLRLGHAFEQATGFWRTQPGIVRA from the coding sequence GTGAACGAGCTGGCCGACCTCACCGCGACGGAGATGGCCGCGCTGCTGCGGGCGCGCGAGGTGAGCGCCGTCGAGCTGACCGAGGCGTGCCTGCGGCGCGTGGAGGAGACGAACCCGCGGGTCAACGCCATCGTGACGCTGACCGCCGAGCGCGCGCTCGACCAGGCCGCACGCGCCGACGAGGACCTGCGGCGCGGCCTGGTGCGCGGCCCGCTGCACGGCATCCCGGTCGCGCACAAGGACCTCGCCGACACCGCCGGCGTGCGGACCACGTACGGCTCGCGGGCGTTCGCCGACCACGTGCCCACCGAGGACGACCCGCTCGTGCGGCGCATCCGCGAGGCGGGCGGGATCGCGCTGGGCAAGACGAACACCCCGGAGTTCGGCACCGGCTCGCACACGGTCAACGAAGTGTTCGGGGCGACGCGCAACCCGTACGACCTGTCGAAGAGCGCGGGCGGCAGCAGCGGCGGCGCGGCGGCGGCGCTGGCCTGCCGGATGGTGCCGCTGGCCGACGGTTCCGACATGGGCGGCTCGCTGCGCAACCCCGCGTCGTTCTGCAACGTGGCCGGTCTGCGGCCCACCCCGGGACGGGTGCCGGCGAAGTCGGCGACGGCGGCCTGGTACACGCTCAGCGTGCCGGGGCCGATGGCCCGCACCTCGGGCGACCTGGCGCTGTTCATGTCGGCCATCGCCGGGTTCGACCCGGTCTCGCCGTTCTCGATCCGCGAGGACGGCTCGGCGTTCGCGGGGTCGCTCGACATGGACCTCGCCGGGGTCCGCGTCGCCTTCAGCCCCGACCTCGGCGGCCTGCCGGTCGATCCCCGCACCGCGGCGGCGACGGCGCGGGCGGCCGAGACGCTGGCCGCGCTGGGGGTCGAGGTCGAGCGGGTGGATTTGGACCTGTCCGCTGCCGAGGAGGCGTTCCGCGTCTACCGGTCGTGGTTCTACGCGCTCAACTTCGGCGACCTCCCCGAGGTGGGCCCCAACGTGGCCTGGAACGTCGAGCAGGGACGGAAGGTCACCGGGGCCGACCTCGCCAGGGCCGAGCGGCTGCGCACCGGCCTGTTCCACCGCATGCGCGAGTTCTTCGGCCGCTACGACTTCCTGGTCGCGCCCGTCAGCCAGGTGCCGCCGTTCCCGGTCGAGCAGCCGTACGTCACCGAGGTGGCCGGGGTGGAGATGCCCGACTACCTGGCCTGGATGCGGTCGTGCTACTGGATCAGCGTGCTGCACGCGCCCGCGATGTCAGTGCCGTGCGGGTTCACGCCCGACGGCCTGCCGGTCGGCCTGCAGATCGTCGGCAGGCCATGGGCCGACATGGACGTCTTGCGCCTCGGGCACGCCTTCGAACAGGCGACCGGCTTCTGGCGGACCCAGCCGGGCATCGTCAGAGCTTAG